The Streptomonospora litoralis genome window below encodes:
- a CDS encoding SAM-dependent methyltransferase, which produces MTEGSPPAAPAMPAGVDPTVPSSARLYDYFLAGKNNYAADREAAEKMLAVVPEIRMWARADRAFMRRAVDLMCAQGIDQFLDIGAGLPAEGPVHEVARHHYPEARVVYVDHDPVVRVHAEALLADRPDVTGVVEADMRDPEAVFAHPELTRRLDLSRPVGLLLVAMLHFLRDEQEPYALVRRYLEHLPPGSYVAISHGENDTHPDRARFLEELYAATSSPGQIRSIAEIRRFFDDLALLEPGVVHLADWRPTDDEPHYDPDQVWAVGGVGRWDGPAASRKSADAPS; this is translated from the coding sequence ATGACTGAAGGCAGCCCTCCCGCCGCTCCCGCGATGCCCGCGGGCGTGGACCCGACGGTGCCCAGCTCCGCTCGGCTCTACGACTACTTCTTGGCCGGGAAGAACAACTACGCCGCCGACCGCGAAGCCGCCGAGAAGATGCTCGCCGTCGTCCCCGAGATCCGCATGTGGGCCCGTGCCGACCGGGCGTTCATGCGCCGGGCCGTGGATCTGATGTGTGCACAGGGCATCGACCAGTTCCTCGACATCGGCGCCGGCCTGCCCGCCGAAGGCCCGGTGCACGAGGTCGCCCGGCACCACTACCCCGAGGCCCGGGTGGTCTATGTCGACCACGACCCGGTGGTGCGGGTCCACGCCGAGGCGCTGCTGGCCGACCGCCCCGATGTCACCGGCGTCGTCGAGGCCGACATGCGCGATCCGGAGGCGGTCTTCGCCCACCCGGAGCTGACGCGGCGCCTGGACCTCTCGCGTCCGGTGGGGCTGCTGCTGGTGGCGATGCTGCACTTCCTCAGGGACGAGCAGGAGCCCTACGCCCTGGTGCGGCGCTACCTGGAGCATCTGCCCCCCGGGTCGTATGTGGCCATCAGCCACGGCGAGAACGACACCCACCCCGACCGTGCCCGGTTCCTGGAGGAGCTCTACGCCGCCACCAGTTCGCCCGGTCAGATCCGCTCGATCGCCGAGATCCGCCGCTTCTTCGACGACCTCGCACTCCTGGAGCCCGGCGTGGTCCACCTGGCGGACTGGCGCCCCACAGACGACGAACCGCACTACGACCCCGACCAGGTCTGGGCCGTCGGCGGTGTCGGCCGCTGGGACGGCCCCGCCGCCTCCCGAAAGAGTGCCGACGCCCCGTCCTGA
- a CDS encoding tautomerase family protein, giving the protein MPFANLKVPADTLTPESRKKLQDAVTDAFAHVYGERARPNTLVVLEEVPDGGWSLGGAILNAEVLGRS; this is encoded by the coding sequence ATGCCGTTCGCCAACCTCAAGGTACCCGCCGACACGCTCACCCCGGAGTCGAGGAAGAAGCTCCAGGACGCGGTCACCGACGCCTTCGCGCACGTGTACGGAGAACGTGCACGGCCCAACACCCTGGTGGTCCTCGAAGAGGTCCCCGACGGAGGGTGGAGCCTGGGCGGCGCCATCCTGAACGCGGAGGTCCTCGGCCGCAGCTGA
- a CDS encoding SDR family oxidoreductase, translating into MHINGNTVFIPGATSGIGLALALRLQAKGNTVVIGGRRTELLEKLAAEHGFGTARIDITDPASISSAARDVVDRYPDLNVLVAMAGIMRVEDWHAPGFLADAEEVVTTNVLGPIRMIAALVEHLQTRTGAAIVTVSSGLAHAPLRVTPSYNASKAAIHMLSETLRLQLADTGVQVVEIVPPAVRTALLPGQETSDVAMPLDEFADEAMELLESDPEAHEVLVERVKFLRHGEARGDYDQVVATLNAADPHTR; encoded by the coding sequence ATGCACATCAACGGCAACACCGTCTTCATCCCCGGCGCCACCTCAGGTATCGGCCTCGCACTCGCCCTGCGTTTGCAGGCCAAGGGCAACACCGTCGTCATCGGCGGGCGGCGCACCGAACTGCTGGAGAAGCTGGCCGCCGAGCACGGATTCGGCACCGCCCGCATCGACATCACCGACCCGGCGTCGATCTCCTCGGCGGCGCGGGACGTGGTGGACCGCTACCCCGACCTGAACGTGCTTGTCGCCATGGCCGGCATCATGCGGGTCGAGGACTGGCACGCGCCCGGCTTCCTCGCCGACGCCGAGGAGGTCGTCACCACCAATGTGCTCGGCCCGATCCGGATGATCGCCGCGCTCGTCGAACACCTGCAGACGCGGACCGGCGCCGCGATCGTCACGGTCTCGTCCGGCTTGGCCCACGCCCCGCTGCGTGTCACGCCGTCCTACAACGCGTCCAAGGCCGCGATCCACATGCTCAGCGAAACCCTGCGCCTCCAACTCGCCGACACCGGCGTTCAGGTCGTCGAGATCGTCCCGCCCGCGGTCCGCACCGCACTCCTGCCCGGCCAGGAGACTTCGGATGTCGCCATGCCGCTCGACGAATTCGCCGACGAGGCCATGGAGCTGCTCGAAAGCGATCCCGAGGCCCACGAGGTCCTCGTCGAGCGGGTGAAGTTCCTCCGCCATGGCGAGGCGCGCGGCGACTACGACCAGGTCGTCGCCACGCTCAACGCCGCGGACCCGCACACCCGCTGA
- a CDS encoding helix-turn-helix transcriptional regulator: MGLVNRAALADFLRRRREVLRPSDVGLVPGPRRRTPGLRREEVAGLTGMSTDYYVRLEQQRGPQPSEQMLAALARALRLTADERDYVYRIAGHNVPRRTAGDTHIAPALLRVLDRLEDSPALILSYLSEVLVANRLATAIFGDRSHLTGWARSDVYRWFTDPASRAVYPAEDHDRQARSMVAGLRAAYGAAGEHSPAAELVRVLLAESAQFRDMWERHEVARRFEDHKTLVHPEVGRIDVDCQALFTEDQSQALLVLTPAPGSEAEEKIRLLAVLGHEGFPARW, translated from the coding sequence ATGGGACTCGTGAACCGCGCCGCTCTCGCCGATTTCCTGCGCCGCCGCCGCGAGGTGCTCCGCCCGTCCGACGTCGGGCTGGTGCCCGGGCCCCGCCGCCGCACCCCCGGGCTGCGGCGGGAGGAGGTCGCGGGGCTGACCGGAATGTCCACCGACTACTACGTGCGACTGGAGCAGCAGCGCGGTCCGCAGCCCTCGGAGCAGATGCTGGCCGCACTGGCCCGGGCGCTGCGGCTGACGGCCGACGAGCGCGACTACGTGTACCGGATCGCGGGCCACAACGTCCCCCGGCGCACAGCCGGCGACACGCACATCGCCCCCGCCCTGCTGCGGGTCCTGGACCGGCTGGAGGACAGCCCGGCGCTGATCCTGTCCTACCTGAGCGAGGTGCTCGTCGCCAACCGGCTGGCGACCGCCATCTTCGGCGACCGTTCGCACCTCACCGGGTGGGCGCGCAGCGACGTCTACCGGTGGTTCACCGATCCCGCCTCCCGGGCGGTGTACCCGGCCGAGGACCACGATCGGCAGGCCCGCAGCATGGTCGCCGGGCTGCGAGCGGCGTACGGCGCGGCCGGGGAGCATTCGCCGGCGGCCGAGCTGGTCCGGGTGCTCCTGGCGGAGTCCGCGCAGTTCCGCGACATGTGGGAGCGGCACGAGGTCGCGCGCCGGTTCGAAGACCACAAGACCCTGGTGCACCCGGAGGTGGGGCGGATCGACGTGGACTGCCAGGCGCTGTTCACCGAGGACCAGTCGCAGGCGCTGCTGGTCCTCACGCCCGCTCCGGGCAGCGAAGCCGAAGAGAAGATCCGCCTGCTCGCCGTCCTGGGTCACGAGGGCTTCCCGGCCCGGTGGTGA
- a CDS encoding mycothiol-dependent nitroreductase Rv2466c family protein, whose protein sequence is MSDSRDGSDLELFFDPVCPFCWMTAQWVRNVARERPLNVAWRPLSLRILNEPIGYADRPAAYPDAHQRGLELLRVVVAAREQQGADVVGPLYAEMGEAVWNAPAPEEPTFEAVLASTAQPRDLSAILTRAGLPTELAAAAQDSGRDAELRAETEEAVRRAGGGVGTPVLSFEPPDGPAFFGPVIDEAPEGRAAVELWDAVATLARWRGFAELKRGLRSFPDTPLSARISRHGTQVG, encoded by the coding sequence ATGAGTGACAGCCGTGACGGCAGCGACCTCGAACTGTTCTTCGACCCCGTCTGCCCCTTCTGCTGGATGACGGCGCAGTGGGTGCGCAACGTCGCCCGCGAGCGCCCCCTGAACGTGGCGTGGCGGCCGCTGTCCCTGCGCATCCTCAACGAGCCCATCGGCTACGCCGATCGCCCGGCGGCCTACCCCGACGCCCACCAGCGCGGCTTGGAGCTGCTGCGCGTGGTGGTCGCGGCGCGCGAGCAGCAGGGGGCCGATGTGGTCGGCCCGCTGTACGCCGAGATGGGTGAGGCCGTGTGGAACGCCCCCGCCCCCGAGGAGCCCACATTCGAGGCGGTCCTGGCCAGCACCGCCCAACCCCGGGACCTTTCCGCGATCCTGACCCGAGCGGGGCTGCCGACCGAGCTCGCGGCGGCGGCGCAGGACTCCGGCCGAGACGCCGAGCTGCGCGCCGAAACCGAGGAGGCGGTTCGGCGCGCCGGCGGCGGTGTCGGCACCCCGGTCCTGTCGTTCGAACCGCCCGACGGCCCCGCGTTCTTCGGTCCGGTCATCGACGAGGCCCCGGAGGGCCGAGCGGCGGTCGAACTCTGGGACGCGGTAGCCACCCTCGCCCGCTGGCGCGGCTTCGCCGAGCTGAAACGCGGTCTCCGCTCGTTCCCGGACACCCCGCTCAGCGCCCGCATCTCCCGCCACGGAACCCAGGTGGGCTGA
- a CDS encoding VOC family protein yields the protein MDITLRYCQITVHDVDESLPFYRDALGLKVHKDAGNGVSRWVTLGSESRPGLEFVLAVPEAGRPEGDAGVLRGLLGDGALPMIVFGTDDLDAAFERVRESGAEVLQEPVDRPWGVRDSAFRDPWGNTVRIQQETAA from the coding sequence ATGGACATCACACTTCGGTACTGCCAGATCACCGTCCACGACGTGGACGAATCGCTTCCCTTCTACCGCGACGCGCTCGGGCTGAAGGTACACAAGGACGCCGGGAACGGGGTGTCCCGCTGGGTCACCCTCGGCAGCGAGTCCCGCCCCGGACTCGAATTCGTGCTGGCGGTGCCGGAGGCCGGACGCCCCGAGGGCGACGCCGGCGTGTTGCGCGGGCTGCTGGGCGACGGCGCACTGCCGATGATCGTCTTCGGCACCGACGACCTCGACGCCGCGTTCGAGCGCGTGCGGGAATCCGGCGCCGAGGTACTGCAGGAACCCGTCGACCGCCCGTGGGGCGTGCGCGACTCGGCGTTTCGCGACCCCTGGGGCAACACGGTGCGGATCCAGCAGGAGACGGCGGCGTAA
- a CDS encoding nitroreductase family deazaflavin-dependent oxidoreductase — MARNQWTQGSGERKPGTPGPFSRWMQQKMNARMGRKIRGGRGNFMGMDVLLLNTAGRRSGQPRETPLAWFPDGEDAWLVVASGGGSRNPDWHANLMAHPDRVTIEMPGHDAVRVAPQELQGTEREQAWQRIAAAQPRYAKYQSKSERQYPVVRLTPR, encoded by the coding sequence ATGGCACGGAATCAGTGGACGCAAGGCTCCGGAGAGCGCAAGCCCGGTACACCGGGCCCGTTCTCGCGGTGGATGCAGCAGAAGATGAACGCCCGGATGGGCCGCAAGATCCGCGGTGGCCGCGGCAACTTCATGGGCATGGACGTCCTGCTTTTGAACACGGCGGGGCGCCGCAGCGGGCAGCCGCGGGAGACTCCCCTGGCGTGGTTCCCGGACGGGGAGGACGCCTGGCTGGTCGTCGCCTCCGGCGGCGGGAGCCGGAACCCGGACTGGCACGCCAACCTGATGGCGCACCCGGACCGGGTGACGATCGAGATGCCCGGCCACGACGCCGTGCGGGTGGCGCCGCAGGAACTCCAGGGCACCGAGCGCGAGCAGGCGTGGCAGCGCATCGCCGCCGCGCAGCCGCGCTACGCCAAGTACCAGAGCAAGTCCGAGCGCCAGTACCCGGTGGTCCGCCTGACGCCGCGGTGA
- a CDS encoding GmrSD restriction endonuclease domain-containing protein, producing MGFQTPQPTLSELLRRISRGEIQLPDFQRGYVWDEERIRSLLVTIAQGHPLGVVMTLQTGNDQVRFKPKPIEGTDLAQGAVEPTLLVLDGQQRLTSLSQALSGGGVVKTHDARKKVVERRFFIDIEQAVKDPRNLDAAVKSLPGDGMVRENFGKDVVLDVSTQEKQLEHGYFPVNLGYDDKGTAWLFEYADPEVSKAFLNAILTPMKSYAIPSIELDKQTSKEAVATVFEKVNQGGMKLTVFELLTAKFAGDADYYSAAGTDFRLKDDWAQTERVIRKHPVLESIEETEFLQAVMLLASHRGESATTARKDDILGLQLPDYRAWAGEVREAMAWVAHFLEDQHVHAARDVPYPPQLVALAALRVLMGEEIDVHGINARIRQWYWCGVLGELYSSSTESRLARDIDQVPEWARGAEGATVPRTVEDANFVESRLHSLKTRNAAAYKGIHALLMANGTKDWLHNQPFDRAHYRELAVDIHHVFPKAWCMKNEVDPELRESIVNKTPLARKTNQLVGGASPAEYMSKLDSRAQLSAAELDAIVAAHQIDVAALRTGSFAAFFTRRREALLGLVEAAMGKRAARDVDRDALGGGMESGDAFADEPDDPQDVEEAESTEAI from the coding sequence ATGGGTTTTCAAACCCCCCAACCCACCCTCAGCGAACTACTGCGCCGTATCTCCAGAGGCGAGATCCAGCTTCCCGACTTCCAGCGCGGCTACGTCTGGGACGAGGAGCGGATCCGATCGCTACTGGTCACCATCGCCCAAGGGCACCCGCTCGGCGTGGTGATGACCCTGCAGACCGGAAACGACCAGGTCCGCTTCAAGCCCAAGCCGATCGAGGGGACAGACCTCGCGCAAGGCGCGGTCGAGCCGACCCTGCTCGTCCTCGACGGCCAGCAGAGGCTCACATCGTTGAGCCAGGCGCTCTCGGGGGGCGGAGTGGTGAAAACCCACGACGCTCGCAAGAAAGTCGTCGAGCGCCGGTTCTTCATCGACATCGAGCAGGCGGTGAAGGACCCCCGCAACCTCGACGCCGCGGTCAAATCCCTGCCGGGCGACGGCATGGTGCGGGAGAACTTCGGCAAGGACGTCGTCCTAGACGTGTCGACCCAGGAGAAGCAGCTCGAACACGGCTACTTCCCCGTCAATCTCGGCTACGACGACAAGGGCACAGCGTGGCTCTTCGAGTACGCGGACCCCGAGGTGTCCAAGGCGTTCCTCAACGCGATCCTGACCCCGATGAAGTCCTATGCGATCCCCTCCATCGAACTTGACAAGCAGACCTCCAAGGAGGCCGTCGCCACGGTCTTCGAGAAGGTCAACCAGGGCGGCATGAAGCTCACCGTCTTCGAGCTGCTGACAGCCAAGTTCGCCGGCGACGCCGATTACTACAGCGCAGCGGGAACCGACTTCCGGCTCAAGGACGACTGGGCGCAGACCGAGCGCGTCATCCGCAAGCATCCCGTTCTGGAGAGCATCGAGGAGACCGAGTTCCTGCAGGCGGTGATGCTGCTGGCCAGCCACCGGGGCGAGTCCGCCACGACCGCGCGCAAGGACGACATCCTCGGGTTGCAGCTGCCCGACTACCGCGCCTGGGCGGGCGAGGTGCGTGAGGCCATGGCCTGGGTCGCCCACTTCCTGGAGGATCAGCATGTGCACGCGGCCCGCGATGTCCCCTATCCGCCGCAGCTGGTGGCCCTCGCCGCGCTGCGGGTGCTCATGGGCGAGGAGATCGACGTCCACGGCATCAATGCCCGGATCCGGCAGTGGTACTGGTGCGGAGTGCTGGGCGAACTGTACAGCTCGTCGACCGAGAGCAGACTCGCGCGCGACATCGATCAGGTCCCGGAATGGGCCCGCGGCGCCGAAGGCGCGACGGTGCCCCGGACAGTCGAGGACGCCAATTTCGTGGAGTCCCGCCTGCACTCCCTTAAGACTCGCAACGCGGCGGCCTACAAAGGTATCCATGCGCTGCTTATGGCCAACGGCACGAAGGACTGGCTGCACAACCAGCCGTTCGACCGGGCGCACTACCGCGAGTTGGCCGTCGACATTCACCACGTCTTCCCCAAGGCGTGGTGTATGAAGAACGAAGTCGATCCCGAGTTGCGCGAGAGCATCGTCAACAAGACCCCGCTTGCTCGCAAGACCAACCAGCTCGTCGGGGGCGCCTCACCGGCCGAGTACATGAGCAAGCTTGACAGCAGGGCGCAGCTCTCCGCCGCGGAGCTCGACGCCATCGTCGCCGCCCATCAGATCGACGTGGCCGCTCTGCGTACGGGTTCGTTCGCCGCGTTCTTCACCCGGCGCCGCGAGGCCCTGCTGGGGCTCGTCGAGGCGGCGATGGGCAAACGCGCCGCGCGCGACGTGGACCGCGACGCGCTGGGCGGCGGCATGGAGTCCGGCGACGCTTTCGCAGACGAGCCCGACGACCCGCAGGATGTGGAAGAAGCCGAATCGACCGAGGCGATCTGA